From the genome of Canis lupus familiaris isolate Mischka breed German Shepherd chromosome 8, alternate assembly UU_Cfam_GSD_1.0, whole genome shotgun sequence, one region includes:
- the FOS gene encoding proto-oncogene c-Fos yields the protein MMFSGFNADYEASSSRCSSASPAGDTLSYYHSPADSFSSMGSPVNAQDFCTDLAVSSANFIPTVTAISTSPDLQWLVQPTLVSSVAPSQTRAPHPYGVPTPSAGAYSRAGVVKTMTGGRAQSIGRRGKVEQLSPEEEEKRRIRRERNKMAAAKCRNRRRELTDTLQAETDQLEDEKSALQTEIANLLKEKEKLEFILAAHRPACKIPDDLGFPEEMSVASLDLSGGLPEAATPESEEAFTLPLLNDPEPKPSVEPVKSIGSMELKAEPFDDFLFPASSRPSGSETARSVPDMDLSGSFYAADWEPLHGGSLGMGPMATEPEPLCTPVVTCTPSCTTYTSSFVFTYPEADSFPSCAAAHRKGSSSNEPSSDSLSSPTLLAL from the exons ATGATGTTCTCTGGTTTCAACGCCGACTACGAGGCGTCCTCCTCCCGCTGCAGCAGCGCGTCCCCGGCCGGGGACACCCTCTCCTACTACCACTCACCGGCCGACTCCTTCTCCAGCATGGGCTCTCCCGTCAATGCGCAG GACTTCTGCACCGATCTGGCCGTCTCCAGTGCCAACTTCATCCCGACGGTGACTGCCATCTCCACCAGCCCGGACCTGCAGTGGCTGGTGCAGCCCACCCTGGTCTCCTCCGTGGCCCCGTCCCAGACCAGAGCCCCCCACCCGTATGGAGTCCCCACCCCCTCGGCTGGGGCTTACTCCAGGGCTGGCGTTGTGAAGACCATGACGGGAGGCAGAGCTCAGAGCATTGGCCGGAGGGGCAAGGTGGAACAG CTGtccccagaagaagaagagaaaaggagaatccGAAGGGAAAGGAATAAGATGGCTGCAGCCAAGTGCCGGAACCGCAGGAGGGAGCTGACTGACACGCTCCAAGCG GAGACAGACCAACTAGAAGACGAGAAGTCTGCTCTGCAGACCGAGATTGCCAACCtgctgaaggagaaggagaaactaGAGTTCATCCTGGCAGCTCACCGACCTGCCTGCAAGATCCCTGATGACCTGGGCTTCCCCGAAGAGATGTCCGTGGCTTCCCTAGATCTGAGCGGGGGCCTGCCCGAAGCTGCCACCCCGGAGTCCGAGGAGGCTTTCACCCTGCCCCTCCTCAATGATCCTGAGCCCAAGCCCTCCGTGGAGCCCGTCAAGAGCATCGGCAGCATGGAGCTGAAGGCCGAGCCCTTTGATGACTTCCTGTTTCCAGCATCATCCAGGCCCAGCGGCTCGGAGACCGCCCGCTCCGTGCCAGACATGGACCTGTCTGGTTCCTTCTATGCAGCAGACTGGGAGCCCCTGCATGGTGGCTCCCTGGGGATGGGGCCCATGGCCACAGAGCCCGAGCCTCTGTGCACCCCCGTAGTCACCTGTACTCCTAGCTGCACTACCTATACGTCTTCCTTCGTCTTCACCTACCCTGAGGCTGACTCCTTCCCCAGCTGTGCGGCCGCTCATCGCAAGGGCAGCAGCAGCAACGAACCCTCCTCTGACTCGCTCAGCTCACCCACGCTGCTGGCCCTGtga